From one Planococcus citri chromosome 3, ihPlaCitr1.1, whole genome shotgun sequence genomic stretch:
- the Sumo gene encoding small ubiquitin-related modifier 2 encodes MADGSKGKEVEHINLKVLGQDNAIVQFKIKKHTPLKKLMNAYCDRVGLAMATVRFRFDGQAINETDTPLSLEMEEGDTIEVYQQQTGGSSYFA; translated from the exons ATGGCTGACGGCAGTAAAGGAAAG GAAGTTGAACacatcaatttgaaagttctAGGACAAGATAACGCTATTGTACAATTTAAAATCAAGAAACATACGCCCCTTAAGAAACTGATGAACGCTTACTGCGACCGAGTG GGATTAGCCATGGCAACTGTACGATTTAGATTCGATGGTCAAGCTATTAATGAAACCGATACTCCCTTATCGTTGGAAATGGAAGAAGGAGACACAATAGAAGTGTACCAGCAACAGACTGGCG
- the ND-MLRQ gene encoding uncharacterized protein ND-MLRQ, producing MGNLSKWLEANMMYGMTPKTLKKTPGLWPMYACCAAGVALATWFSLRTWLTNPDGIDPITGKGNWEKYRDKDFKLVNISGVHIPSQAPEYRMPGDPSDDSYATKSFVHPPGSSKHH from the exons ATGGGTAATTTAAGTAAATGGTTAGAAGCAAATATGATGTACGGTATGACCCCTAAAACACTGAAGAAAACACCCGGG TTATGGCCCATGTACGCCTGTTGTGCTGCTGGAGTCGCTCTTGCCACTTGGTTTAGCTTACGTACATGGTTGACAAATCCTGACGGAATTGACCCTATCACTGGTAAAGGTAACTGGGAGAAATACAGAGATAAGGATTTCAAA TTGGTTAATATTTCGGGAGTACACATCCCTTCTCAAGCCCCGGAATACAGAATGCCTGGTGATCCATCCGATGATTCCTATGCGACCAAAAGCTTCGTCCACCCACCTGGATCATCGAAACATCATTAA